The genomic DNA CGTAGATTTGTCATTGTCAAGATAGTATTCTTTCTGTCCAAGACTTAGTCCACCCTGATAGATAAGAAGAATATTCATCTTTGCATTCTTCTCGTCAGCTTCAAAGGAATAATCCATTGGCACACCATAGCCAAAGCTTGCATACTTCAACTGAAGCGCACGAAGGGCAGAAAGTGTTTTTGCCCCCTCCATCTCGTTGAGCAGAGGTTTAACAGGGCTAATCCCCTCCTTATTACGACGCACAGAGTCCATGGCGAGCTTATAAAAGTCGCTCAACTTTCTCTCTATTGACCCCTCCTTACCTGGTTTCTTAAGCAAATCGGTAAGGATGGTATTGATACGTTTGTTATTATTCTCCTGCAATTGGTCGAATGAACCAAAGCGAGAGAATGCACCAGGAAGTGGATTCAGTTTCTGCCATCCTCCAGTAGCAAACGTAAAGAAGTCGTCAGCTGGACGCACCGACTTGTCGAGATTTTCAGCCTTGATACCTGCCTGCCCCTGTGCCATACCAGTAAGGGGAGCAGATGCAAGGAGCATCATTGGTAAAAGTGTTTTGATACGCATAGTAAATATGTTTTATATAATTCAGAATTTAAAATTCATAATTATGATTAGCGAGTTGGAAAAGCTCAATGCTCAACGTTTAAAGTTCAAATCTTACTCTCACAGAATGCACAGATCAACAGATTTAACAGAGCCACAGAGACCTAAAGGTCATTGATATCACAGATTTTTTATGCTGACAGGTCTCTAAAATCTGTGTCATCCAAGACCGTCAGGTCTCTGTGCATTACAGTAGCGAAAAAGGAAATCTGTTCCATCTGTTCGTCTGTGATATCTGTGAGAAAATGAATATAAGCCATGAAAGTTAAAAGTAAAAAAGTAAAACCGTTAACGCTCAAACTTCAAACTTCAAACTTCAAACCTCAAAGTTCCAAGTTCAAAGTTTCAAGCTCTTCCGAGCGTACGAGCCATCTGTCGTTCTCTTCATCAAGTTCACGCTGGAGGTTGGTATATTCTGTCACGAGTTCCATATTCGAAGCATTCTCGGGAGCCATCAGAAGCTCATCGAGTTCGCTCTTACGTGCCTCCAGCTTTGCTATCTTAGCTTCAGATTCGTCCACAGCACGTTGAGCCTTACGAATCTTCTTTTGTTGTTCTTTGCGTTCAGCGTAAGATAAAGTCCCCCCAGAAGCCTCCCCCGACCCCTCCGAAAGGAGGGGAGAAGCATTTCTGCTATCAGAAGACTCCATAGCTGCTTTTCTGCTATTACTTGATTTAGATGATGTCAGCGAGAGGTTCTCTGCACTCTCCCCCTTTTGGGGGAGCTGGAGGGGGCTTCTAAGCCAGTCATAGATACCACCCAAATGCTCTTTTACCTTACCACCACCGAATTCATATACCTTGCTTACCAATCCATCTAAGAACTCTCGGTCGTGGCTCACGATGATAGCCGTACCATCAAAGGCTTTGATAGCTTCCTTCAACACCTCTTTTGAAGCGATGTCAAGATGGTTGGTTGGCTCATCGAGAATAAGAAGGTTGACAGGTTCAAGTAAGAGTTTAATCATAGCCAAACGTGAACGCTCCCCACCTGAAAGCACCTTAACATACTTCTCCGATGTCTCTCCACCGAACATGAAAGCACCGAGTAGGTCATTAATTCTCAAACGCATATCTCCTGTGGCCACCCTGTCGATGGTCTCGTAGATAGTAAGATTCTCATCGAGTAGCTGTGCTTGGTTCTGTGCAAAGTAACCTATCTGAACATTATGACCTATCTTTAGCGTACCATCAAAGGGAATCTCGCCCATGATACACTTCACGAAGGTTGACTTACCTTCACCATTCTTACCGACAAAAGCCACCTTCTCACCACGTTTGATAATCAAGTCGACACCCTCAAACACCGTCTGTCCAGGTCCATCACTATGCAATCTGCTTGGATAAGTCTTGCCCAATCCCTCTGCAATAACTGGGTAATCTCCACTTCGCAAACAGGGAGGGAACTTCAGACGCATAGCTGAATTGTCAATCTCATCAACCTCTATCGGTACAATCTTCTCCAATTGTCGGATACGTTGTTGTACTTGTACGGCTTTGGTGGCTTGATAACGGAAACGCTCAATGAAAGCCTTTGTGTCAGCAATCTCTTTCTGTTGATTTTCATACGCACGGAGCTGTTGTTCACGACGTTCTTTCCGAAGAACCAAATACTCATCATACTTCACACGATAATCCTCTACGTGTCCACAGGTAATCTCCAACGTTCGATTCGTCACGTTATTGACAAACGCACGGTCGTGGCTCACAAGCACGACAGCCTTGGCACTCTGTGAGAGGAATTGCTCAAGCCATTGAATTGACTCAATATCAAGGTGGTTCGTTGGCTCATCAAGCAAGAGCACATCGGGCTTCCGAAGAAGAATCTTTGCCAATTCAATACGCATACGCCATCCGCCAGAGAACTCACGTGTAGGGCGATCAAAGTCATCACGACTGAAACCAAGACCCGTCAGCGTACGCTCAATCTCGGCCTCATAATTCTCGCCTCCCATCATCATATATCGTTCGTGTTCAGTGGTGAAGCGTTCCACTAACTCAGCGTATCCCTCACTCTCATAGTCAGTTCGCTCAGCCATCTCCTGTTCCATCTTCTTGAGTTTCTCCTCAATCTTCGTCTTGTCAGCGAAAGCCTTACGCGTCTCCTCCTTCACGGTCGTATCGTCAGAAAGTTTCATCACCTGTGACAGGTAACCTATTGTCGTGTCATTCGGTACAGAAACAACGCCGCTCGTAGGCTTCTGCATTCCGCAGAGAATCTTCAGCATCGTTGACTTCCCTGCTCCATTCTTCCCCACAAGTGCTATTCTATCTCGTTCATTGATGACGAATGAAACATCCTTAAACAATGGCTTTACGCCAAATTCCACCGTCAGTCCGTCTATTGATATCATTTCTATTTCTCTTTCCTAAATATTCTTTGCAAAGATAGTATTTTATTTTTGAATAGTAAAGTTCACGAACGGCCTTACTTCATTGAATCAAGAACTATTGAAAAACTTTACACAACGACTATCATTGTCTCATTTAGACCTAACCTTATCTGTATTATATGTAATGTACAAAGGTAGTAAAAATAACCCAAAGAAGCAATGAAGTTAATGAATAATCAGTAACATTGTTTCTCAAGGAATTTATCTTTGCCAAATTATGACTCTTTCGTTAAATACATAGACTGGAAATAGAATAAAGACTTATACACACTTGCATGACAAGATTATCAAAATTTAGATGGGCTTACAAGGGGAGGGGGACAAGATAAAATGCAGAAAAGAAGAATAAATACTTTGTCTATCTATCAACATGCCTTTCCGTCTTCTGTAAATTATTCCCATACCACTCAACGTTTGTAAACTATTTTCGTACACTCCAAAGACAATACATGCTCTTTTGGCTTCTAAAAGATGCCTGATAGGCTTGCAATAGGTGCCCTTTTGAGGGCTAACTAACGCCCTTTTGAAGTCCAATTAAGCACCTTTTCTTTTGCGACTTCATAACCAATTGATTTACTGCTGTTTATAAACTCGCTTTTTACACGTGTTTTTCGTCTTTATTTTAGATGTTTTACTTAATTTTGTGTAATGATTTTTCAAAGTCTTATCTATAAATTCTCAAAGTATTAAACTACATTTTATAGAAATCATCACCCCCCAACACCCATCACCCCCCACCCACCAACATTAATCACCCATTAATTTCATAATCTCATTTTTTTTATGTAAGTTTGCGGAAAAATGGGTGTTGGGTGTTGATGAAGTGTAGCGTGCTGACTGTTAAATCACTTTATAGAAATCATCACCCCCCATCACCTATTACCCATCACCAAACAATATAATAAACATGAAACAGAACCTAAAACATGTTGTGCTTGTTGCAGGACTTGCTTGCACTGCACTCACAGGTCAGGCACAAAACGCAAGACCTAAGACCATGCAAACGGTCAGTAACGCACTTATGAAACAGAGTACATTACCCTTTAATGCTCCTGACTTTAGTCGTATCAAAGGTGAGGACTACCTCCCTGCCATCAAGGCGGGCATCGCTGAGCAGAGAGCTGAGATAAAGAAGATTACGGACAATAAGCAGAAACCTACCTTCGCCAATACCATCCTGGCTTACGAGCGGAGTGGAAAGGACTTGGAACGTATCTCAAACATCTTCTATGCTTTGGTATCGGCTGACAAAACGCCTGAGATTGAGAAGGCACAGGGAAGTATCGTACCGCTGATGACGGAGTTTGAGAATGAAATAAAGTTCAACCAGAAGTTCTTCCAGCGCATCAAGTATGTTTACGACCATGAATATAAGACGCTCAAGGGTGAAGATAAAAAGCTCTTAGAGGTTGTTTATAAGGACTTTACGCATGCAGGCGCACTACTCCCCAAAGAGAAGATGGCACGCATGCAGGAAATCAACAAGGAGTTGGCAAAACTTCAGCAGGAGTTTGGAGATATGCTTCCTAAGGCTGCCAATGAGGCTACCGTATGGGTCAGCGACGTGAAGGAATTAGCAGGACTCAGCGAGACGGACATCGCTCAGTGTAAGAAGGATGCTGAAAGTCGTGGTGGTAAGGCTCCTTATTGTATTGTGATTACGAATACTACCCAACAACCTATCCTTGCAAGTCTTGACAATCGTGCCCTGCGTGAGAAAGTTTACAATGCTTCAATCCATCGTACGGATGGCACGGGTGCTTATAATACTTTCCCCATCATCGTGAAGATTGCTCGTCTGCGTGCAGAGAAGGCTCAGCTGATGGGATATAAGAACTATGCTTCTTACTCGCTCTCAAAGACAATGGCGAAGAATACGGACAATGTATATGCCTTCCTGCATCAGATGATTGAGGCTTATAAGCCAAAGTCTGAAGCGCAAACAAAGGCTATTGAGAAGTATATGAATAAACAAGTGAACAAGTTAACGAGTGGACAAGTAGACAAGTTAACGGCTGAACAAGTTAACGCAAGTAACTCGTCTACTGGTCAACCTGTCAACTCGTTCACTCCACTCCAGCCTTACGACCGCTTCTATTATTCAGCAAAGATGAAGAAAGATCAGTACAGCTTCTCGGATGATGATGTGAAATCTTATTTCAATCTTGACTCTGTGCTCGTGAATGGTATCTTCTATGCTGCTCACCGTGTCTATGGACTTAACTTCCGTGAGCGTAAGGATATCCCAACTTATCACAAGGATATGAAAGTGTTTGACGTGCTTGATGCTGATGGTAAACAGTTGGCACTCTTCTATTGCGATTACTTCCGTCGTCCAACAAAACGTGGTGGTGCGTGGATGAGTGCCTTTCTCAAGCAAAGCTCTGATCGCAATCAGAAACCATTGGTTTTCAACGTTTGTAACTATGCTAAGGCTCCAGAGGGTCAGCCAACACTTCTTACTTGGGATGAAACTCAGACAATGTTCCACGAGTTTGGACACGCCCTGCATGGGATGCTTTCAAATTGTAAGTATAACACGTTGAGTGGTACGGCCGTATCACGTGACTTCGTGGAGATGCCATCACAGTTTAATGAGTCGTTTGCAAGTATTCCAGAGGTGTTCAACCACTATGCGCGCCACTATAAGACCAATGAACCTATGCCTGATGCCCTACGTGAGAAGATGCTCGGTTCGCTCAACTTCCTTTCAGCTTACTCATTGGGCGAGAATCTTGCTGCTACAAGCTTAGACATGGCTTGGCACTGTCTTTCTCCTTCTGAAATTCCATCTGCTGAAGAAGCACCAGCCTTTGAGAAAAAAGTGTTGGCGGATATGGGCTTACTGAACCATCAGATCCCTCCACGTTACTCTACTTCTTACTTCAACCACATCTGGGGTGGGGGATATGCAGCTGGTTATTACAGCTACCTGTGGAGTGAGGTGTTAGCCGTGAATATTGCCGACTACTTCAAGGCGCATGGTGCACTGACACGTAAGGTGGGTGATGACTTCCGCCAGAAGGTTCTCTCACGTGGTAACACTCGTGACCTTATGACCATCTTCTCTGACTTCACTGGTCTCAAAGCTCCTGATACAAAGGCATTGCTGAAAGCGAGGGGGATGTAAGAAAGTCAACCCAGCCTCACCCCCAGCCCCTCTCCAAGTGGAGAGGGGGAGTAGATAGCGTGACACCCTTATATGGTAGACAACATTATAGGAAAATGATAAGTCAAATAAAATCCTAATATACCAGATAAGTGATGAGAAATGATAAATCAAAAGATATTCAAACTGTTGGGGTATCTCGCTGTTCCCTCCCCTCCCTACGGGAGAGGGGAGGGTTGGGGGTGGGGTTTCTTTTGATCTTCCTCCTTCTCATTAACTTCGGCATAAAGGGCTATTGGAAGATGAAGCCCTATTCATTCGGTAGCGAGCTCAAAGAGGTCAGGGAGACCTGCCACAAAAAGGGATTTAGCGAAGACTATTGTATCCTCGTAGACTTCTCACGCCCATCGGGTGAGGACCGAATGGTCATCATCGACCTGAACACGTCATCCGTGCTTGACACTGGTCCCTGCGCACACGGCAGAGGAAAGGGAAACAGTGCGTGGAAACCAAATTTCTCAAACAAAAAGGGGAGCAGATGCTCGAGCCTCGGACATTTCAAGATTGCAGAGAAAAGCTATTCTGCTACCGTCGGACTGCGTTTCGCCCTTGACGGCTTAGACCCCACTAACGACAATGCTCGGCGGAGGAACATTCTTATCCATAGTTCCAAATATGTGGGTATAATGCACCACATCACCTCCTATCTTCCTCTCACCGATGCTTCGTGGGGATGCTTCACCACAAGCTCTGCTATGCTCAAGAAAATCGAAGACATCTGTGACAAGAGCAAGAACCCCATCCTGCTTTATGCTTATAAATAATCTTGATGAATAAAAGATTATGAAGAAACTGAAAAGAAAACTGTTCTGCATAATACTGATAGCACTTGCACCCCTCTGCATACGTGCTCAGAGTTTATGTGTCATAGATGGAGTACCCCTACCCGACACCCTCCTGCACGTTACCATTGACGAGATGCAGTCAGATTCGGCAAAACAGATTGTATCACATAGACTGAGACTTATTCCGCCTTATGCCATCGAATCAATACAGACTTTTTTGGCAGATGAACAGATAAGGCAAGCTAAAAACATTACATTCTGTAAAACACCAAGAGATATCATCATCATGCGAACCAACTCCTTTGCAGAACTACAATGGATAATAAACGGTAAACTAAGAAAACCACGAAAGAAGCTGACCATCATTGATTATAAGCTATCACCCCAACGTATAATGGAGGCTTTGCCAAGGCATATTAAGCCCACGGACATAGGCTCTGTCAACATCATTACTCATATAAACGATCCGCGACAAGAAAAACATCCAACTATCGTGATTAAGACAAAAAGCCTGACTACCAAATAATATGTAAGGCTTTTATCTAAAAAACATAAACCTATATCTGAAAATGAATAGACAACCACCATACAGCAAAGAAAACGAGCATAAGAATAATAGCAAACACTCAGCAAATAGGGCTCTCCCCCTTTCGGGGGAGCTGGAGGGGGCTTCTAGTGCTTCCTTCATCTCCCACTCCCTTTCCCTTCCCCTCCAAAGCGTTTCTGCAGTTCTCACCTTACTCGATGAGGGCTGTACGATACCTTTTATTTCGCGTTATCGTAAGGAGCGAACGGGGAACCTTGACGAGGTGCAGATAACCAATATCAGCGAACTCAATGATCGTTTGAAAGAACTCGGCAAGCGTAAGGAAACCATCCTCAAGACTATCCGTGAGCAAGAGAAACTGACACCAGAATTAGAAGCGAAGATTCTCGCCTGTATGGATTCCACAGAGTTGGAAGACATCTACCTACCTTATAAACCCAAACGCCGCACACGTGCTCAGATTGCACGTGAACAGGGATTGGAACCATTGGCGTTGGCAATAATGGGAAAAGCCTCCCCCAACCCCTCCGAAAGGAGGGGAGCGCCTATCCCCCCACATATCAGCAAAGAACTTGCAAGCTTATATCTCTCCTTTACTTCCCTTCGGTCAGTGACCCTTGGTTCGGGGGAGTCGGAGGGAGCTTTAGGGGCTTTAGACATCATTGCCGAGATTGTTTCCGAGAACCAGCAAGCACGCAATACCGTCCGCACGGCTTACCAGCGTGGAGCCGTCATCACATCGAAGGTCATCAAGAAGATGAAGGATACCGACGAGGCGCAGAAGTTCGCTGATTACTTCGATTTCTCCGAACCTCTCCGACGATGCAATAGCCATCGACTTCTTGCCATGCGTCGTGGTGAGAACCAAGGTATCTTGCGCGTAAGCATCACGATTGATAGCGAGGAATGTATCTCACGTCTCACCCGTCAATTCGTGCGTGGACACGGAGTTTGTCAGACCCTCGTCACCCAAGCCGTTGAAGACTCCTTCAAACGTCTTATCAATCCGAGCATTGAAAACGAATTTGCCGCACTGAGCAAGGATCGTGCTGACGAAGAAGCCATCAAGGTTTTTACCGAGAACCTCCGCCAGCTTCTTCTCTCTGCGCCCCTCGGTCAGAAGCGTGTCCTCGCCCTCGACCCTGGCTTTGCCAATGGATGTAAGATAGCTTGTCTTGACGAACAAGGTAACCTTCTGCATCATGAGATTATCTATCCGCATCCTCCTCGCAATCAGGTAAGACAAGCCACCGAAGCCCTGCAGAGGATGATAAACACATATAAGATTGAGGCCATTGCCATTGGTAATGGTACGGCAAGCAGGGAGAGTAAGGAGTTTGTGGAAAGAATAACGACCGAAACTACAACTGGCCCCTCCCCCTCACCCCTCCCCCATAGGGAGGGGAGTGATTACTGTCACTTGCCTAAAGGAAAACAACAATTTACAGATAATACGTCTCCTAACTTTGCAAAGCAGACTGATAATTACCATAATCCGAATAGTAAACCACAATCAACAGGACATACTACTCCCCTCCCTTTGGGAGAGGGGTCGGGGGAGGGGCCAGTTGGGTCCGCTTCTTCCTTATTTATCTTCCTTGTCTCCGAAGACGGCGCATCTATCTATTCCGCCTCTCCAGTGGCACGTGAAGAGTTCCCTGATGAAGATGTAACTACACGTGGAGCTGTATCCATCGGCAGGCGACTGATGGACCCGCTCGCTGAGCTTGTGAAGATTGATCCGAAGAGTATCGGTGTAGGGCAATATCAGCATGATGTTGATCAGTCAAAACTCAAGCACTCACTCGATCAAACGGTGATGAGTTGTGTCAATTTGGTGGGTGTCAATCCCAATACGGCATCCCGTCACCTACTCACATACGTCAGCGGACTCGGTCCTGCCCTTGCCCAGAACATTATTGATTATCGCCGTGAGCATGGTGCCTTCACCTCACGTGCCCAGCTCAGGAAGGTGAAGCGTCTGGGCGACACGGCTTTCCAGCAATGCGCAGGCTTCCTCCGCATCCCCAATGCCAAGAACCCGCTCGACAACTCTGCCGTTCATCCCGAGAGCTATCACATCGTTGAGCAGATGGCGAAGGACCTGAGGTGTACGATAAAGGAACTGATTGGCAATAAGAAACTCTTGGCTGAAATTGATGTCAAGAGATACTTCACCCCAACCAGCCTCACCCCCTTACCCCCCTCTCCTTCAGAGAGGGGGAGTGCTGGATATAGTTCGCTGAAAAGTGGGAATAATAGCAAGCCTTCATCTTATGAAAGCAAAAATGAAGCTCCCTCTCTGAAGGAGAGGGTGGGGGGTGAGGCCACCCTCCACGACATCCTCACCGAACTTGAGAAGCCTGGCCGTGACCCACGTGGAGAGGTGGAAGTCTTCGAATTCGACAAGAATGTCCACACCCTCAACGACCTCATCGTAGGAATGGAACTCTCTGGCATCGTGACGAATATCACCAACTTTGGTGTCTTCGTTGACATCGGTGTCCATCAAGACGGCCTTGTCCACATCTCCCAGCTCTCCGACCGCTTCGTCACCGACCCCACACAAGTCGTACGCCTTCATCAGCACGTCCGTGTTCGTGTCGTCGAAGTCGATATGCGTCGCAAACGTATCGGGTTGAGTATGAAGAATATAAAACAATAAAACAAATGAATCAGACAAAGAAAATCCTTGTTTACTTAGGTTGTATCGCGTTTACCGCCTTGGGCATATGGCTTCTTACCATAGAAAACCCCACCACAACTTATCCACTATGGACAATAAGAGTTGCTGGCATCCTCTCCATCATCTTCTTTGGTGGTGGCGGCTTGTTTATGGCTTATAAAATGATAAAGCTCCTCATAAACCATAAGAAAGAAATAGAATTTACCGATAGAGGTATCTCTATCTGCGGAGCTGAGGAAATATTATGGAACGAGATAGCCGACTTCTCCCTAATACGTTTTAAAGGAAACAGGTTGATAACCATTCAGATGAAAGACCCTGAAAAGGTTATCGCAAACGAATCTTCATGGATAAAACGCAAGACAATGGAGTATAACCTCAAGACTATCAACGCCCTTTACTCCTTTCCTGCCTATATGATGGCTGGACGAGCAGAAGAAGCACTTACGCTATGCAGACTGAACATGGTAAAACATCAAAAGCCATAGCAATAAATAACTCCTCACACTTAGTATTAAGCTCAATAATATGGATGAGGATATATTACTATACATCAGCTCTATTATCTGCGTACTCCTCACAATCTATCAGATATTCAATCGCCAGAAAGAAGCAGGTGTCTTATCAGCTATTGTATTATTAGGTTACTCTCTCCCACTCTATTATCTCATCTTCTTTCGTTCAGAATACGGAGCTGGTCTCACATGGTGGTTTTATCTTCTTGTGCTAAACCTCATATACATCCTCTCAACAGCGATACACCTCATTTTTAAGTATATCAAGGGAAGATATATCTCCTCCCTTTAAAATAAATCAATGAAATCTATGGGAATGCTTTTTGTTCTTATTTTCTGGGCAATCGTTTTTGTAGTTCTATCCCTTATATTAGGACTGATAACGTTACCTTTCTCTTACTTCCTTTGCAAAAGACAAAGGAAGAGAAAGATGGTTCTATCATTCCTCACACCAGGAGTATTTATTGGGATATACGCTGTAAGTAGTTTTGTGTGTATGATTATCATTGCTATCATTCTTGGTTCTGACATTGGTATCGGTGATAGCTGGTCTATCCCACTAAAGAATGGCTATGAACTTACCTCAGTTGATACGCCCGAATATGCTAATATCAATAGCAGAAACGATCCGTTGAAAGAAAACCTTATTGATGGGATTACACATATACAAGTGGTTGGAGACTCTGTCATAGGAAAAGGGGCTGATGGAAACTACTTCATCTTCAACCTACAAAATGGTGACAAGGAAGATAACCTAAGCTATCAAAATTTCGCAACAAAAATGAAATCAAGATCCATTACACTCGTTAATAATAATACCTACTATTGGGAACAACGCAAAGTTCCCTATATAATTGCGGGCATCTTTTGCCTTCTTATAACCATTTTAGCCATAAAAACTCTTTGGCGAATAGGTCTAATTTACTAATCTTTTATTTCATATATGTAACTTACCATTATTCCAACCAATACCCTAAGATACATCTAAACTACACAAAACATATCTATCAAACCCTCCTTCCTTTGGGAGGAGCTGGAGGTGGGTATCCAAAAAGAGGATTCCTCCATGAAGAATCCTCATAATCTTTAGAAGTCACCAACCTCCCTATCCAGTCCCTGCCTTAGCAAAGACTTAGAGGCGGACTCTATTCTTTCCCTCCTTGAAAAAGCCAGACAAATAAATAGGAGTAAGCAATAACTCTTCCCTCTTCAGTATCTAACCCTCCTCCCTTCGGGAGGAGCTGGAGGTGGGTATTACTTTACCTTGTCAACAATAGCTTTGAAAGCTTCCTGATTGTTAACAGCAAGGTCAGCGAGCACCTTACGGTTAATCTCGATACCAGCCTTGTGCAATGCACCCATCAACTGGCTGTAGCTCATGTCATAAAGGCGAGCAGCAGCATTGATACGCTGAATCCACAATGCGCGGAAGTTACGCTTCTTGTTACGACGGTCACGATAAGCATAAGTCAAACCCTTCTCATAGGTGTTCTTTGCTACCGTCCAGACATTCTTGCGGGCACCATAGTAACCCTTGGTCTGCTTCAGAATTCTTGTTCTCTTTGCTTTAGAAGCAACATGATTGACTGATCTTGGCATAGTTTTTCTTTCCTTTTAATTTGTTTGACTAATTAATTAACGGAGATTGAGCAAGTCGCGTACCTGCTTCAAGTTTGTACCATCCACGAGCGTCTGGTGAACAAGGTTTCTCTTCTGTTTCTTTGTCTTCTTAGTCAGAATGTGACTGTGGTAAGCGTGATGACGTTTAATCTTACCAGTACCGGTGAACGTGAATCTCTTCTTTGCGCCGGAATTTGTCTTCTGTTTTGGCATTTTTGTAAAATTTAAAATTGTTATTTATATTCATCTGTGGCAACGTATATACCAGGACGTTACGCACAGGCTGCTCTTATCCGCCCTCTCCATAAGAGTGAGCTTCAATGAGCGTTAGTCATTATTCAACTTTTTCAGTGCATCGGCACCATTCTTAGCATTAGCGAATAATCCGCCATCGGCCTTCGTCTCCTCAATAGCTGCCTTTGCACCAGCTTCTGCTTCCTCACGGTCGCGCTTCTGCTGACTCTTCTTAGCGACACCAGCTTTCTTAGGTGCAAGATAGAGGAACATCTTCTTACCCTCGAGCTTTGGTAACTGCTCTACCTTTGCCAACTCCTCAAGGTCGTTCGCAAAACGCAACAGCAATACCTCGCCCTGCTCTTTGAAGAGGATTGAACGACCACGAAAGAATACGTAGGCGCGTACCTTATTTCCTGCATTGAGGAACTCCTGCGCATGCTTAAGCTTAAACTTATAGTCGTGCTCATCCGTTTGAGGTCCGAAACGAATCTCTTTCACCTCTTGCTTCACCTGCTTCTGCTTCATCTCTTTCTGATGCTTCTTCTGCTGGTAGAGGAACTTAGAATAGTCGATGATACGACAAACGGGTGGC from Prevotella melaninogenica includes the following:
- the rpmI gene encoding 50S ribosomal protein L35, with translation MPKQKTNSGAKKRFTFTGTGKIKRHHAYHSHILTKKTKKQKRNLVHQTLVDGTNLKQVRDLLNLR
- the infC gene encoding translation initiation factor IF-3; amino-acid sequence: MKNDKMKMKYRVNEQIRVREVRVVSDDGAEVMPTRKALELAQKEGVDLVEISPNAQPPVCRIIDYSKFLYQQKKHQKEMKQKQVKQEVKEIRFGPQTDEHDYKFKLKHAQEFLNAGNKVRAYVFFRGRSILFKEQGEVLLLRFANDLEELAKVEQLPKLEGKKMFLYLAPKKAGVAKKSQQKRDREEAEAGAKAAIEETKADGGLFANAKNGADALKKLNND
- the rplT gene encoding 50S ribosomal protein L20 — its product is MPRSVNHVASKAKRTRILKQTKGYYGARKNVWTVAKNTYEKGLTYAYRDRRNKKRNFRALWIQRINAAARLYDMSYSQLMGALHKAGIEINRKVLADLAVNNQEAFKAIVDKVK